One stretch of Tateyamaria omphalii DNA includes these proteins:
- a CDS encoding caspase family protein: MKGDQIMRRVRYIAALILSATMLPQASLGQSAPDRFAFVIGNFGYERRADGEPMKSSNFNLVSPERDVPQYVDVLQNKLGWTILNPAVIDRTSSSMRNDLNKAAAQITAGSEVLFVFNGHGFSQGEANYLVGVPEDGERYTDVGEMVTGSIRLQEVIEVLSQSSPRASY; this comes from the coding sequence GCGGCGTGTGAGATACATTGCTGCACTGATCCTGTCCGCGACCATGCTTCCGCAGGCGTCGCTCGGCCAGTCTGCACCGGACAGGTTCGCCTTTGTCATTGGCAACTTCGGCTATGAACGGCGTGCCGATGGCGAGCCAATGAAAAGCTCGAACTTCAACCTGGTGTCGCCGGAACGCGATGTACCGCAATATGTTGATGTTTTGCAGAACAAGCTTGGTTGGACGATCCTGAACCCAGCCGTCATCGACCGCACATCAAGCAGTATGCGGAATGATTTGAACAAGGCTGCGGCACAGATCACCGCAGGTTCGGAAGTGCTTTTTGTTTTCAACGGACATGGGTTTTCGCAAGGTGAGGCGAACTATCTCGTCGGCGTGCCGGAAGATGGCGAGCGCTACACCGATGTCGGTGAGATGGTAACCGGATCTATCCGGTTGCAGGAGGTGATTGAAGTTCTTTCACAAAGCAGCCCTCGCGCATCGTACTGA